A DNA window from Fodinibius sp. Rm-B-1B1-1 contains the following coding sequences:
- a CDS encoding RluA family pseudouridine synthase, with protein MANNNSKEFQEYHLQVPENEYSDIRLDKYLASKIDDTSRTKIQEAIKKGYITVNGEQEKSSYPVEVGDSIEVRIPNPAPPEITPEEIPLNIEYEDDDLLVVNKSGNMVVHPAKGNWSGTLVNALMWHTEELSEPEEDTVRPGIVHRLDKDTSGLLVVAKNDESHRILSEYFRTKDIERTYWAIVWGTPDDKEGTITGAIGRDPHNRKRMAVVPEDKGKNATTHYKVLEYFDHLTLLELKLETGRTHQIRVHLADNNLWVFGDKKYGGDSVRYGPNTGSRKQMFNNLFASLQRQCLHAKTLGFEHPTSGEMVEFDSELPGDFEQVLGMLRQNCQPEHIY; from the coding sequence ATGGCTAATAACAACAGTAAAGAATTCCAGGAATACCATCTTCAGGTTCCCGAAAATGAATATTCGGATATCCGTTTGGATAAGTATCTTGCATCAAAAATTGATGATACTTCCCGCACCAAAATTCAGGAAGCCATTAAAAAAGGATATATTACCGTAAATGGGGAGCAAGAAAAGTCATCTTATCCTGTTGAGGTCGGAGATTCTATTGAAGTACGTATTCCCAATCCTGCTCCACCAGAAATCACGCCCGAAGAAATTCCTTTAAACATTGAATATGAGGATGATGATCTGCTGGTGGTCAACAAAAGTGGCAACATGGTTGTACACCCTGCCAAGGGAAATTGGAGCGGCACCCTTGTTAACGCCTTAATGTGGCACACCGAAGAACTTTCGGAACCTGAAGAAGATACCGTAAGACCAGGAATCGTCCACCGGCTGGATAAAGATACCAGTGGATTACTTGTAGTGGCCAAAAATGATGAAAGCCATCGCATACTAAGTGAATATTTCCGTACAAAGGATATCGAACGTACCTATTGGGCTATTGTCTGGGGAACGCCTGATGATAAAGAAGGAACTATTACCGGGGCTATCGGGCGCGATCCACATAACAGAAAGCGGATGGCTGTTGTACCGGAGGACAAGGGAAAAAATGCGACCACCCATTATAAAGTGCTGGAATATTTTGATCATCTGACGCTCCTGGAACTTAAGCTGGAAACTGGCCGAACTCACCAAATTCGTGTCCATCTGGCCGATAATAATCTGTGGGTTTTTGGGGATAAAAAGTATGGCGGCGATTCGGTTCGTTACGGTCCCAATACCGGTAGTCGCAAACAGATGTTTAACAATCTCTTCGCCTCGCTTCAACGTCAATGCCTGCATGCCAAAACACTGGGCTTTGAGCATCCAACCTCGGGCGAAATGGTAGAATTTGATTCAGAGCTGCCGGGTGATTTTGAACAGGTGTTGGGGATGCTTCGGCAGAATTGCCAGCCGGAACATATCTATTAG